The bacterium region GCTTGCGCTGACAAATCACCTGCCACTGCACTTCGAACCGGGGTTGGGATTTCGTTACAGTGATACCGGATACATCTTGCTTGGCGCGATGATTGAGCGAATCAGCGGAATGAGTTATAGAGATTATCTGGAAAAGCGAATTTTTCAACCGATCGGGATGAACAATACCTTTTACGGTGATGACAAACGTCTCATTCAGCTGCGGGCGAAAGGATATTCTCTTAACAATGAACAGATCGTGAACGCGCCGTACATTAGCATGACAGTCCCCCATGGATCCGGCGCACTGGTATCGACAGTGGACGATTTGTTGCGTTGGGATATTGCGCTTCGCAACGGTTCGGTAGTTCCACGGGAATTGCTGGATCTCGCATGGAAAGGGCGCATCCTTCCTGACGGCACTCCATCCGGTTACGGATTCGGCTGGAAAGTTTGCAAGATCGAAGGTTACCGGACCATCGAACACGGCGGTTTCATTAATGGTTTCAATGCCACCGCAATTCGGCTCCCTGATGAGGACTTGAATATCATTGTGCTTGTAAACAATGATTTTGATACACCGGATGCAGGCGCTACTTCAAGACGGCTTGCTCGTCTCATTCTTACAGGATCCACCGAACCAAAAATTCAAACTCTTTCGTCTGAGAGGATGAAAGCTTTGATTGGTACGTACCGTATCGGCCCCGGGGACGAACTCAAAATCACTGAAGAAGCCGGTAGTTTGTATTCACAAAGGAACGATCATCCGCGCAGAAAATTGTCAGCCCTGTCCGGCACGGAGCTTATTCTGGCCGATGGCGACGCATCCTATGCTTTTCGATTTGAGCTTGGATCAGACGGACGCGCCACAAAAGTTAAAAGGTTCCTCAGTTGCGAGCCTTCTGATACTGCGGTACGCGTGAACTAATGCCGGAAATAGGTGGATGGCGAAATTTCCCCGGTGATGAGATAATGCAACGGTCGAATTTACATTCTTATTAAAACTTGATGAAGCTAAGGAGGAGAAAAATCAAATGGCACAGCAGAAAGTTGTAAAACTTGGAATCAAACGAGAAGGCGGTTATCTGTATTACATTGACAAAGACGGCGATTTAAGCCGCAGTCCTATGGCCCGCGGTCAGCAGAAAAAATCCACAAAAAAATTACCGGAAAAAGTTGCAAAAGCGGGAATTAAACGCGAAGACGGCTGGATGTACTTCATGGATAAAGATGGAGATATCGCGCGAAGCAAAATGGCCGGAAGGGGTAAAAAGAAGTAGGACTTTGTAACGCCGGCTTCCAGCCGGCAAAGCCGGCCGGAGGCCAGCGGACATCAATGCCGCCAGAATGGCGGCGATCATCTTTGCAGCCGTTAAATGAGCGCCAGCCTCCAGGCTGGCATTAATGACCGCCGGCATTCTGCGGGCGTGGCTTGTTTAGAAAATCATTCTCCTCATGAATACAGAAGCAAATGTAGAAACTCCAGCGCCGGCTTCCAGCCGGCAAAAGTAAGTGATTACAACACCGCAACACTATCGCACTTGCAATCTTTGCGAGGCAATGTGCGGAATTGAAATCAAAGTCACGAATGATCAGTGGTCTATTCGCGGTGACGAACAGGACTCGTTCAGTCGCGGACATATTTGCCCCAAAGCCGT contains the following coding sequences:
- a CDS encoding serine hydrolase → MKTSLIILILVACFVSFPCLASDRITEQIEDFLAKQFRADKPGGVVLVARNSKPVFRHAYGLADMELIVPMTPETKIKIGSITKQFTAIAVLKLISEGKLALSDDVREYLPSLPAYGKRITIEQVLTHTSGLPNLVDLNDFDVLARKDYTAEQLLALTNHLPLHFEPGLGFRYSDTGYILLGAMIERISGMSYRDYLEKRIFQPIGMNNTFYGDDKRLIQLRAKGYSLNNEQIVNAPYISMTVPHGSGALVSTVDDLLRWDIALRNGSVVPRELLDLAWKGRILPDGTPSGYGFGWKVCKIEGYRTIEHGGFINGFNATAIRLPDEDLNIIVLVNNDFDTPDAGATSRRLARLILTGSTEPKIQTLSSERMKALIGTYRIGPGDELKITEEAGSLYSQRNDHPRRKLSALSGTELILADGDASYAFRFELGSDGRATKVKRFLSCEPSDTAVRVN